The region GAAGGCAGCAAATCTCACATGTACTCTCCTCTGATTTCTCATTTCCAGGTACCAGCAGGTGCCGGTGGTGCTGGTGGGGAATAAGGTGGACCTGGAGGAGGAGCGGGAGGTGTCCCCCAGCGAGGGCCAGGCGCTGGCCGAGGACTGGGGCTGCCCCTTCATGGAGACGTCAGCCAAGAGCAAGACCATGGTGGACGAGCTTTTCGCGGAGATCGTGAGGCAGATGGACTTCTGCCCTCTGCCGGACCGGAGAGAGGCCTGCTGCCCCGCCTGCAGCGTGCAGTAGCAGCCTGACGGAGGGGGGgcggaggggaggaggggtAGGAACTAGAATGTtagatagatttaaaaaatggaggGATTTTAAAGGGGAAAATCCACTCTTTGTGAAACTGTTGCTTTCTGTATCTAGGGGTTTAGGCCTGAGCAGGAGGCcttctgggaaatgtaggaaatcCCAAACTAAAGCAAAGAAGGAAACACTCAACATTCATCTCTCCAGGGTGGATTTGTCCCTTGACAGAAATAACAACGCTTGACCTCCCACATTCATCACCGTCCTCCTGATTAACAGGAGCAAATGTTGGGGGTTTCCCAAAGGCAGCACGGTGCCAAAACCATCTTAAAAGCCATCGACAAAGAGGATCATAAATGCTTTTTGGGAAACCAGCCATAGGTCCAAGCAGGGATGGCTCTGCAGTTTTATTGGTCCTCTTTACTTctgcttgtgtttttctttttttttgttgcactttTGGGGACTTTTTTGACAGTGCAAGACCAATCACCAAGTATCTGAACGGATGTCAAGTAACACCACTGTGAAGGAGTCATACTGGAATTTCACAGCAGGCCCGCCTAACTACGAATGAATGAACAGATGAacgaatgtttaaaaaaataaaataaaaggcacCTTTGGGGAAATTCGTCGAGAAGATCCCAAATGTTGACATACTGTGGATGATGTGTGCATGAAGTTGTACTGTCACACTGACATTGAGTACAATCAATCTCACCCAAAGAGAcagtatcaatcaatcaactgaTGATGCAATCAATCAGTCATTACGGACACTTGTCTTTACACCTTACAGATGATACAAATGCCTTGTTACATTGTATGAAGTGAACATCAGTGTCAGTGTAGAGTTCATTTATCTTAAGTCACATCAGATATGTTAGTGGTTCAATGTGAGAAACActtattttcaacaaaaaataaatctttatgCACAAATGTGTCATGcgtatttatttttgaatgttcattttgtgtggaTCAACTTATATCTTGATTTAATTTGCAAAAGCAGCTCCTCCTGAGTGTCGCTAACAACTTTGAAGTTCCTTTAACCCTCCAGAGGTCATTAGACTTGCACTCATTGTGAAAAGCCTTTCAGCTTGGCCATTTAGCGCTAATCTGGCTTCATCTCAGGCCTGAGTCGAGGTGATTTATGATGTTTTGGTTCTGCGGCTGCGTTCCCTGGCCGGGCGTCCTGCTGCCGCCATTAGTGCCAACACTTACTGCAGATTCTGGTCCTGAGAAATCCAACAAGCATTTGTCAAATTCTGAGTGCCATTAGAGTCCATTAGAGGATGAAATTGGGGACATGTGAGACTTTAGAGCCAAGATCATAACTTTGGATTCCATCCAATCAGCATAAGAGTCTTTCAGCACTTGGGGAAACAGAGACTGAGGAAATAAATTGTTAAGGGACGCCATAAATATCAAAACTTTACTACAAGTGCCTAAAGAAATATCAAAGAAGTATTATACAATGTTGTTAAGGACTGTTGATGAAAAGGGTGTTGAgatttttattctctctcttgtctacagaatacaaaaactattgcaggttttcctttaCATAAGCCTTCATTGAAATGACTACCAACAGCGACGCCTGCTGCCATGAAGCGGAACTGCACCCCGGAACCTTTCAGCCACTTCAGTTCCTACCCGGACCTAAATAGTAGTTGGACACGGAGCAGGCATGGCGTCCTTCACTCAGAGCCTCAAGTGACATTTGTTTATCAATTTCCCCATTCGTATTtagtttaagttgtttttttagataagtgtaaacatattttttcacaaTGGCGACGAAAACCGTGTGTCGAGTCCTCCAGCGACGTAAGTATCTGCTAATAGGCTAGCATTAGCATGTGAGCTAACTAGTTTGAAAGGACAGTGTGCAGATGTACAATGACAGTCTGGATAAATAGACATTTTGACTGAACATATTAggaaaattaaatatgtttttaataatatcaCACGGCTCTGTTCCGTTAAATGTCTCAAGCTAAGTGGCTAGCTAATCGTTAAACAGCATTAGCATGTGAGCTAGCTAGGTCAAAATGACAGTTTGTCTTTTTGacgttaaccctataaagccaaatgtatcatatttgttaCACAATAACCTATTTGAAAATTTGtcagttgtcattttattgcatttcatacattatgcattaaataaagcaacatacagtctttttctcatttaggtaaactgtttttttggtgtgtatttttagatggcAAGAAAATTGAGCATTGATGACGTGTtggagataaacaaactgagcaacaaattgcacaaaaataccagatgtagcaaaaatgaaatgcaggttccactggtggatcagtcattgctgcatgaaaactttatatcagcagatgtatgatattgtgttatgtggaaaaaaaatattttgcatgtttgaggaaaatgctaaaaggaaagtcaaagttttcattggttaaaaatattaggttttatatgtttttgttagttcaagaaaaactgtgagcaacaaattgcacaaaaagacccgatgtatcaaatatgatacaaattagaattcatatatgcaaattcatatatatatattttttatttgtcagcaggtttttaaaaaaaatagaatttttctggcaattatttcatggttcaggctttatagggttaaagacATTTTCTTCTTGACAtgaaagcaaaagaaaatgtgtaatcAAGCAATTTTAATGTCCCAGCAAGCTAACGTTATTCCAGTTAGCTACACGCACCTGAAGGTAGAAGGTAGCGTTAATTAATTTCAGTGAATACAcctgtgttttttcttgcaaaCTCAGGTTGTGTCCAAGTTCATTAGAAGTTTTCAGAAATATTTGGTCTCAAAAACCGCCAGTTTCctgccaaataaaataaatcaacactTGAACATTTAGACTCTGCATAATGCTTTTTGGAGCCATATTTTGGCTACAAGAAACTGTTAATAATCTTGTTGGATGTTAACAGTATCACATGTACTTTTTTGGGTCTATTTAAATGTGTTAGAAGAGGTTTATTTTTAGCATTAAATGCCCAAAGTAGTGTTAAATGTTTGGCTCTGCAAGAAAATGCTATAAAAGCCACAACTTAAATATCTGTATAAGACCTTACATAGTCgaaatataacagtatattaagctGCAGTAGCTTTTATACAACATGCCTCGAAAGCCAGCAAATTCAGGCtgtaaatatcttttaaaaaaccttATTTATAATTGTCACTATTGTTAAAGTGTCAGGAATCAACATCAACTTTTAatcagctttggttgccagagcTCAATAATGAAACTGGGACATAAAAGAATAATTGCTTTATTGCAGTAACCCAATAAAATAAGTAGTTTGTGTGTTATCCAatccttttattattttacattttttatttttagtgtcaTAAAATACCTGTGTCCACCCTTAATTcctaatatataaaaaaacagtagaaCTCATATTTTTCACAGATCCCTCtgcaatatttatataaaacaaatgttttgggGTGCACCTTTTGCTATTTTTGTCCCTATATGCAGATACATTTGTGAAACTCAGTCAAATGCATTTCTGTACTTTTATCCAATCTGGGTCAAGCTCCAAAAGTACTGgagcctacatttcccataatgcaacaccATAGCTGTAGTCTTGACCCCTGATAACCTGGAAGAGATTGCTATGTAAATAACAAAGTCATTTCAACATGATGTAAAATGAGATGTTCATTGGATGGAGAACCTGCTGCATTCTTTACTTTCCTCTTGTTCCTCTTGttccatttttaattattttttattttaattattattaaatatgttgTTAATAATATCACACGGCTCCTGAACCTGCTGCATTCTTTACTTTCCTCTTGTTCTTCCTGTATCTTTTCTGTCTGATTGATTCAAACCCTCCATCCGCTCCACATCGCAGGTTTTTCATCTGCTGCAGCGTCACTGCGTCCACCGGGTGCAGATTTCCGCGGCCATCGCAGCGCCGTCTTCTCCAGAGAGCAGGCCAGGCAGAGGGCGCTGTACCCCCGCGTGGAGAAGATCGAGGTGTCGGTGCAGGGCCCGGCGCTGGACGGGACGCTCCTCGTCATGAACAAAGGGATGTCCACGCCGCTGAGCTGCGCCAGACGTGAGTGAACGGGAGTGTGTGATGCTAGGTTTGGGCGATATgaccctaaaagaatatcacgatattgcaggctatttttgcgataacgatatacttgacgatattaggaaatacttccaaagatatagaaaatataatttttttttagtctatgaataaataaaattctaacatgtagtttgaagtgcaaatctcaacagttgccaaatacaaaaaatgtactctttaataactcttgagtatgagcaaataataaaaataaccatttaggggttccgggggcatattttaatgaaattttgtaaaggagaataaaggttcttgtatgttttatttatatttatttatatatttgtgtttagcgagagggagtaagtagctttttgtgattaaaacgactttaaccactacatcaagaagtagcaacgttgccaatatcatgatatgcatttctttaaccattaaaaaaaaatactgatattatcgtgaacgatacgatatggcacagcccTATGTGATGCCCATTTTCTGTAAAACGAACTCTGTCATCTGCTTCATTTGCATGTATTAATAATGCATTGCTTCATGTTTGGCTATAGATAAATGCTTGTTTTGCACTCTGATGAGCTCCTCTGTGTGTCCCTCAGACCTGACAGAGCGTCATGTGGCTCTCTCGGCTCTGGCCCTGGTGGACGGGGAGCCCTGGTCTCTCCACCAGCCCCTCACCAAGTCCTGCTCACTCACTCTGCTCAAATTTAAAGAGACTGATCCAACTCTGGTCAACCaggtacaacaacaacaaacctaTATTTTATTAGATCGCACAAGCCCAATGAATATACAGTACACCAGAGCCTGATTGATaggggatttttgagaccgatgcTGATTTTAGAGGGCGAAAATTCCTCGATAATCCACACTCTGAGTTCTGCACGTTCTCCTGTTTCCCCCTCAGGCTTACTGGCGTTCCTGCGCTGCCTTGCTCGGCCAGGTGCTGGAGACTTCCTTCCAAGACGACTTTGCCGTGCAGCTGCTCAGCACACCTGAGGTGCCAGGTAAAGGAGCTTCTCTTATGTGTCCAGGTGTCAGACACCAGGAGATTTAGTCTTTGGTCAAGAAATCTCTGCCAGGAACTTGTTTGACGGAACTGAAAGATACATGATCTTCTTTAATTATTCAGGCTgaataaacataatttctggcaggtgttaattatttaaaaatgcttgtTGGAGTCTGATGAGAGCTATAGTGGCACTGATTTGTTTCCATTTCATTCCTTTCCATGCAGTAACTTGTGGGGCTTTCTGCTGTGATGTGGTGCTGGACCCTCGGCTGGACTCATGGACTCCCTCTGAGGTAGAcgagtgtttgtgtctgtgtgcttaAAAGCATCTGCAGTTGTTGTTTTCCTCTACTTTCTTCACAAACATATTCTAGTATTGATgctaataaaatatgtaaaagtgTACGTTTTCATCAGCTGGTGCATGAGCTTGCTTTAACATGAAATTTAATtgagatgtttttctttcatcctTCATTAAACCTCttcaacataataaaagtttCCTGGCTGATGGAATATAGCTGAAAGTCAAGATGTGACCATCTACATTACTGCCGAGTAGTAGATGAGGCTTTTTACCATTAGAGGTCAGCAAAAACTGTCGGTTTCTGCTGATGGTATTCTTCCCAAAATGCATCTTTTGAATACAAATAACTTGCTCATTTAAGACTTCTGAGACGGTTGTTTAAAGTTCTGTCTTTCACAAAAGTCAGAGACTTCGGCCAGCCAGACTTGTTTAGCTGAAATATATtcaagcagtaaaaaaaatggtcaTTATTTGGCCGGAATGAGGTTACTATTTTAGTAATGCCCTTCTTTAAACTCTGCATAATGCTTTCTTTAAACAGATTTAGTCAGAAATGAGTGTTAATAGTCTTATCGGGTGTTAACATGATCtcatatgtgtttgttttttctatatttgaatgtgtgtgaaatctTATTATCACCTTTTAAATGAAGTCTCTTggtgtcagcagcagcagttgcaGGGGAGGAGTGATTCAGTGACTCAGAGCTTTGATTTGAACCCTGTTAGTGATCCAGTAGCTGgttctgtgtgagtgtgagtgagttgAAGCCAACATGGCTGCTTTGCTCTGCAGGAGTCGCTGCACTCTCTGACCCGAGGAGCCCTGCAGCTCATCCAGCTGGACCTGGCCTGGGAGCCTCTGGAGGTGGCGCCCTCTGTGGCGCTGGAGGTCTTCTCACACAGCAGGTAGACTTCTTTTTCTACCATTGTTTTAATACCTCTGTCCTTTTGtcattgtttcctttttgtctaGTCCTTCTCCTCATTAACACAACGTTTTCTCTGTGTCCTCCAGAAGTAAACAGGAAGAAGTGGAGCAGAAGGCGGCACTAAACCCTAAAGGCACCGTGACGCTGTACAGGTGACTTCTCATGCACATTGTAACTCAGATAAAATGCCGTAActcatgaaaaataaagaaaagaaaaaacaagttgacTTGAAATGTTAGAATTGGGCATTTTTAAACCTGTTCTTCCACTATTGGTCTCCAAGTTGCACGTAGGAGtgcaggatttatttatttcccccaGGATTTGGTCagtgcagtcattttttgtcgtaattttaaaagaaacatgtagaataaagggaCATTTTGTTGGGATATCACTAATTTAAGCCTAGATTTGGTTGGTTTTTCGAAATTGAAGCTTTTGTCAAACAAGCTATGTATTATAGGAAAATTGTAAAATctcatgatatatatttttacagttttgattATGATATAtggtgtaaaaaaatataaaacgtGTCGTTTAAACCATTGTAGCATACCCTCCGAAAGATGGTGGACCCGACTGATGGTTTTCACAATGTTTATTTCCATACAAGCTCCTTATTAAGTCCGTAAATCAAAGTGAAACCAACGTGAGAACTGTAgtccagaaaataaagaaaatacagttacattccGTTCTCACTACTGTATACACAAAGCAATACACAACAGCAGGTACGcaaagttagcttagcatagctttccaaaacaaaaataaatatgaccaCTAAACACTTGTCTTGGGTTGCTATTAGTCAGCCCTCGCCGTTTTATTCTTGTGTTACCGTCAcggctttattttccttttgtttcctttatttactttagCTTTTACTGCCTTTACTGTCAGCTCGTAGCGCTGCAATTGCTTGGTTTTACCCCAAGACACAATACCGCCAGGAAGTAAGAGATTTAGCGatccttcaaaacaaaagctcattgctaacattagctcaaAAAACGAACAATaggcacataaaaaaacagatgaattacatttttaccataaacttaaatcatgaataatatttttgtaccCAAATCATGTtggaatatattttaaacacactttttagctttttttaacccataaaacAAGCACAAGCTGCCCTCTGGTGGACAAAACGAGAAACAGCATTTCACAAACCAAAAAGTGGTTAGTTACACACATGTTTTGTCTCCTGTGTACATAAAGGAGGGTTGTTGTTTTGACGTCccataataatttcccttttccCTTTGTCTGTAGATGTGGTGACCATGTGCTGCTGAGTGCGGGCCCCCTGGTGGCCAGGACGGGGCTGTGCTCCCAGTACGAGGTGACGGCCCTCCACAGCCTGGAGCAGGGCCCCTGGGGCCTCCAGCGCCGGGCCCAGGGCCTCTCCCTGCCTCTGCAGCTACATGTACGGACCCCTGTGTGAAACACTgactctgtttgtttttttgtgtgggtttttaatCACACTAGGGTTAGGGGTTTTTACTTGTTACCTCATGTTTAACTGCAACTCTATAAATGCACCACAATCATGGTAAGGGAGGAGGGACAACTCTAATGTCCGTTGATTAGAATAACTCAGATAAAATGCCGTAACTCgtgaaaaatgaagaagaaaaaaaacaagttgacttgaaatgagaaaaatgtgttaaaattggGCATTTTTAAACCGTTTTTTCCACTATTGGTCTCCAAGTTGCACCGAGGAGTGcaggatttatttattgtccCCAGGATTTGGTCAGTGCAgacattttattgtcataattttAAAAGAAACCTGTAGAATAAAGGGAAATTTTGTTGGGATATCACTAATTTAAGCCTAGATTTGGTTGGTTTTTGAAATTGAAGCTTTTGTCAAACAAGATATGTATTATAGGAAAAttgtaaaatctgattatatatatttttacagttttgactTTGAtatatggtgttaaaaaatattaaacatgtcTTTCAAAGCTAAAGTCAAGTTGTGGTGTTCAGACAAGTTAAAATCTTGATTATCATACATTTATTCCACCCACTTTAAACAGAGTTTCATTCAGGCCAAATTTTTACGTGAAAATAGATTAAACCTAgacataaaaaatgtcacattttaagaTGAATATCTGTTTAAAATGTCATCTGTTGGCACCTTTTGCTCGAGTTTTatttcagaatcagaaaaaGTCCATTTGAAAGTGTTTCTTTATCAGTGTGCAGTGGTTTCCCTCCAGGTTATTAATAAAAGCTGTTGCCATGGAACAGATTATGCATGGCATTTGATTGTTGTTCCAATATCAAAGCTTGTCCTCTATATGATGtcgtaaaaaaaactttctccGTGTCTCCATGTGCCTGCTAGTCACGTTGTCTTCCTCTCTGCAGGCGCACCACACAGTCTGGAGGAAACTGAGGCAGCGGGCAGAGAAACTGGTAAGAACAGCAGAtatcttgttgtgtttttttacctcACACAGCCACTTCAAAGCTGAAGCAGCGCTGCCAGCTCGGGGAAGGAGGGCTGTTAGTGTTTGGGGTCGAGGTGATGGATACTGGTCCAAATGACGATGCTGCTTGTTCCACATGGAGCCAGCTCGCTCCCTGGCTGCAGCCACgctttcacatttcacacagtAGCCAGAGGTTAGGATTTAACACGGCTATTTTTATTgctttgcatttatattttggcAAAAGCAGAGAGGAGACGCGGCGTGGGCTGCTGTCTTCAGGAAAAAGCAGGTCTCATCCTCCTCATGAAGGACAAACTCTGAACGCCACATCAAAGACGCAGACGTTAACTCGAGATCCAAGCGAGAAGTATTTTTAAATCTCTGCAGGTTCAAGGCTCTTATTCAAGACATTGTGACACTCGGATTGAAGCCGAGTTGAATCGACTGTTTCTGAGCATAACCGAGTTAGACTCTAAAGGAGAAGCATCAATTCTTCACATTCAAACTAGGCTACGAGTTAATTTTGGATGGAGCCATCTAGGCGAAATATATTTTGCTGGCGTTCTCTGTGCATCACTGATTGcgtaatgaagaagaaaaaaaaaaaagcactcatTAATAGACACACTTGATTTGGCAACTGATGACATACTGTGCTCTGTGgcctacattttattttcatacagaTCGGGTTGTTCGGGGAGTCGAGATCGCACTTTATTAAAGACAAAAGTCTGGACGTCAGAGCTGGACAGACATTAGAAGTGGACCATATTTGGATCACGTCTTTCAGGAGGTTTTACAAGCTCAGGATTAGCATGCAGACCTGCTGCAGAGCTACAGGACGTCACTTCATGTTCTCAGAGGACACTGTTCCATAGCATCACCTGACGCtctgtttgctgtgtgtgtgtgtgtgtgtgtgtgtgtatagagcaTGTCGTCCTGTCCTCTTTGTCCCATGTGTTAACAGAGAATCACTACCACTAATGAGTGGAGGAGCTGGAAACCTAAACAGGCCCAGAACCTCTGAAGGACATTTACACTGCAGTGTTTCTAGTATCCAGAGATCATTTAAGACCATGTGGACGTTTTCATTCTTCTTATGAAACCACAAGACTTCAGCATGTGCTGTCATGAAGATAACATTTCTTTTAACcccatgttttcttcaaatATTCATCAAAAAGACACCATTTAtcacaggggtctcaaactcaaccttacctgggggccgctggaggcactattactaaaaagagacacaaaatgaccaaaaaaagacacaaaattactaaaagacacaaaatgaccaaaaaaagacacaaaattactaaaagacacaaaattaccaaaaaaagacacaaaatgaccaaaaagagacacaaaatgacattacataacatttccacttcttccggtaacaacaacacggcagataataaacgctccggtagcagctgcctttcttttcgttaacgtcgtcatagaaacaagtgaaacaaacctccagcttgcgcaataaaggaaccttccacacacaaaacggtaaagtgccattcatataaaactcacattaaactttcatatcaaggtgggggccacaaaatatcgtcacaagggccgcaattggcctgcgggccgcgagtttgagacctatgGTTTATCATCTACAGACACTGTAAAAACTGGCTTCTCGTTGGATTTACCGTaaccaaacaaaagcttaaacttgtgatatttcatcaaagaACTGTATTTGATATGTCTAATTTAAAATTGGGCCAATGTAATCCATTTATTGCACACGCTTGAGTTCTCCCTACTTCTAGTCATGATGGTGCTGTTTCcattgagctgcaggacttatacagtggcaagaaaaagtatgttaaaccctttgaaattacctagttttctgcattcatttgtcaaaaaatgtgatctgatctgcatttatgtcccaagtatagacaaacacaatgtgctgaacccaataccacacaaacaatattattattttatttcatgctaCCGCTAACCAGTGGAGGAGCTATTAACCTAAACAGGCCCAGAACCTCTGAAGGACATTTACGTATCCAGAGACCATTTAAGACCATGTGAACGTTTTCATTCTTTCATGAAGATCAAATTCATttcaaccctctgaaccccatgTTTTCTatgcaaaaaaatgtcaaaaatacacTGCACAATAATCATCTACAGACGCTGTGAAACAGGCGTTCTCATTGGTTGTAGcttgaaattgtgatatttcatcaaagcACAAGCTGTTTGCACAAGTCAGaacctttaaaaaacatttaaaaaaactccacTTCTCAGCCCAACTGGGAAGCCATTAAACAGCCAACCTAcacttttatataatttatgacattattgcacaacatttttgagttctcccTCCTTCTAGTCATGACTGTGCTGTTTTATAGAGGTGCAAGACtgatatgttgcagtgaaaaatgaggccacagtgagtaaaatgtgacaaaacacGACATTCCACTGCCTGGGGTTCAGAGACTTCTCCTGTTGTCTGTTGAAAAACTGTGTGAGATCTCAGACTTTACTAACAAACCACTACACAAACTGGACTAAAAAcacaatttgacatttttatttttgacacgTTTTGCATCTTACTTTTGTAATTTCACTATCGTCTAAAAAACTGTGAAAGAAAAGGTTCATGTGTAACTTTAATTTCAAATCCATTGTTGGGGAAACTCCTCTAATATCTGTTCATCTATTTTTGTGCAAGGAATTTATTTAGTCTGATAAATGCCACAACATTTGTTCTGATTGGTCTGAAGTCAAATACAGATAAACTTTGTGACATATCAAACAGGCAAAGATGGAGAATCTTAGATCAGATGTGTAATCACATTTACATAAATAGTGAAAATggggatttttgaaaaataagatgaaaatgtgttgtttattgACTGTTTTCcatatatttctttctttttacatttatattcaaCTTGTGCTTGAGTGTGAGTTGTAGCTATTTTCTTCTCATGCTGGATTTAGTCTTTGGGCACATGTAGCACTTGTCCCTGtgccaaaatgtattatttgtagTTATAATATATGCATTCCAAATTAACTTTGGGGATCTCTTAGCAAGGACATATTGCAGTCAGACAATTAGACATGTTGCTGACAAGATTATCCAAACCACTTCATTTGCGGGTGAAGCAGAAAGTGAACCCTTCAAAAATGCCCTTCATCTTTATTTTATCCTCAAAAAAAGGAGTTTGGAAGAGAGAAATGTCAAATAAACAGGAAATAGTTGAATATCAGTGCAGCTGGTTTGTATTAATATGTTGGCAGAAAACATCCTGTTACTTGTTGCCTTGTAAAGCAACTTTGTTGTTGCTTGAATTGCATTAAATTCTGTTTCTTGTACAGTAGACTGACaacacaaccttttttttttttaaagagatatTGATTctgtttaatactttttaaggctgcagtgttttaatgttttcttgtGAAGTTGAAaggtttctgttattttgtccaccctGTGCCTGGGCTGCCGCACAGAAACGGTTTGATAAAAGCGGCGAGGCGTGGGCGGCGTGATCTCTGAGCCGGCTGCAGGCGGCGGGGCAGCATGTCCCCCGTCTGCCTCCAGCTGGCGCTCCAACCCGCCGCCCACGCTGCCAACAGATGCCTCCACCCCTCCAACATCTCCGTAGAAAAACCCTTAGAAGACGTTTTTAGGATGTTTCTACATTTTCAcatgtggctttttttgcacaggTTGAGGTGCCGAAAGCTGAAGAAGTGACTCCGCCCTCTCCTCCAGACTCGCCTCCACCCTCCGACCAGCCAGAGACCACCGCTGTGtaaccttccacacacacatacacactttcacATGTACCccgttgtttgttttgttcaataaatgtgtaaaaatatgtGACAAATCACTCCCACTTATCTCATTCTTATAGAAATCCCCTCCAGTGTCAGACAAAATCACAAGTCTTgcattgtttgtgtttaaaagtgttcaGCTGATTGTAGCAGAAGAGTTTAAATGGAAACGTGTTTCTGCGTGTGTCAGCAGTTTGCTCGACAACAACACCAGCggagtgtgtgcgtgtcttaTTGGCTGAAGGTCAGGCAGCAGTGCAGCTGTTGTGTCTGTCAGCCGTCAAACAGGTGGCTCTCAATCCTCAGAGTGTGTTCCAGTCAAGTGTGAGAAAGTGTGAGCGAGCCCGAGGATCCCAGCCATGAGGcacgttcttcttcttcttcttttttttcccaggaTTCCAGGCGTTTTGACACATTAGACACAACACTCTGGTGTCTGCCAGACGTCTCATCCAACAAACACACCACTGCAC is a window of Centropristis striata isolate RG_2023a ecotype Rhode Island chromosome 24, C.striata_1.0, whole genome shotgun sequence DNA encoding:
- the mrpl39 gene encoding 39S ribosomal protein L39, mitochondrial: MATKTVCRVLQRRFSSAAASLRPPGADFRGHRSAVFSREQARQRALYPRVEKIEVSVQGPALDGTLLVMNKGMSTPLSCARHLTERHVALSALALVDGEPWSLHQPLTKSCSLTLLKFKETDPTLVNQAYWRSCAALLGQVLETSFQDDFAVQLLSTPEVPVTCGAFCCDVVLDPRLDSWTPSEESLHSLTRGALQLIQLDLAWEPLEVAPSVALEVFSHSRSKQEEVEQKAALNPKGTVTLYRCGDHVLLSAGPLVARTGLCSQYEVTALHSLEQGPWGLQRRAQGLSLPLQLHAHHTVWRKLRQRAEKLVEVPKAEEVTPPSPPDSPPPSDQPETTAV